From a region of the Alnus glutinosa chromosome 1, dhAlnGlut1.1, whole genome shotgun sequence genome:
- the LOC133865140 gene encoding uncharacterized protein LOC133865140 isoform X2 — MISSSVELGWAFMRSADILPVEVLGAMRGIQICLAKKFDNVSFQTDAKTVEQLIHNDIYFREACSKNIIDKNTRDYISYSRAVLQKTHWPLGYVPRQANMAADYIAKYARILKQSRWPDSRDYEHLQDVHMNGERIYMTNAIPHGLKGILTNDMGLFPIIGKKLAARHVYDVKVPMSEVNQHTTNNVENMAEWRAELAYLMGQKYLKCFYVEIYNVDALVEQLEATVKYNIMKTTYSDMMLYEMLHGFDVLNQMVYQVAYKLRARLVFQLWNNENCQKKQLLEPLARVKYPATQLDLGNFDFDDVSLQLKITTRYGRIRGYDEWDVVLQNYKQGLKNIPEYDFGVSMLQDNLVFPAEEILYNEI; from the exons ATGATCTCCTCAAGCGTTGAACTAGGATGGGCTTTCATGAGAAGCGCAGACATTCTTCCGGTGGAAGTTCTGGGAGCAATGAGAGGAATTCAAATTTGCTTGGCTAAAAAGTTTGATAATGTCTCATTTCAAACAGACGCCAAGACTGTGGAGCAACTGATCCATAATGACATTTATTTTAGAGAGGCTTGTTCTAAGAATATAATTGATAAGAACACAAGAGACTACATCTCTTACTCGAGAGCCGTGTTGCAGAAGACTCATTGGCCACTAGGATATGTTCCCCGTCAAGCAAACATGGCGGCAGATTATATTGCTAAGTATGCAAGAATTTTAAAACAGAGTCGTTGGCCGGATTCAAGGGACTATGAACATTTGCAAGATGTTCATATGAACGGCGAGAGGATATACATGACTAATGCCATTCCACATGGGTTGAAAGGCATCCTTACTAATGACATGGGTCTATTTCCGATCATTGGAAAGAAGCTGGCTGCACGCCATGTCTACGACGTGAAAGTGCCAATGTCAGAGGTTAATCAACATACGACCAACAATGTGGAAAACATGGCAGAATGGAGAGCTG AATTGGCATACTTGATGGGGCAAAAGTATCTTAAATGCTTTTATGTTGAGATCTATAATGTGGATGCACTGGTGGAGCAGCTTGAAG cGACAGTGAAATACAACATTATGAAGACTACATATTCGGACATGAT GTTATACGAAATGTTGCATGGTTTTGATGTCCTAAACCAAATGGTTTATCAAGTAGCTTACAAG CTACGTGCACGACTGGTCTTCCAACTTTGGAACAACgaaaattgccaaaaaaaaCAACTTCTTGAGCCTTTGGCGAGAGTGAAATATCCTGCAACCCAATTGGATTTGGGCAATTTCGATTTCGACGATGTATCTCTTCAGTTAAAG ATTACAACGAGGTACGGACGAATCAGAGGGTATGATGAATGGGACGTGGTATTGCAGAATTACAAGCAAG GACTGAAAAATATACCCGAATATGATTTCGGTGTGAGCATGCTGCAGGACAACCTTGTTTTTCCG GCTGAGGAAATTCTATATAACGAAATATGA
- the LOC133865140 gene encoding uncharacterized protein LOC133865140 isoform X1, with translation MISSSVELGWAFMRSADILPVEVLGAMRGIQICLAKKFDNVSFQTDAKTVEQLIHNDIYFREACSKNIIDKNTRDYISYSRAVLQKTHWPLGYVPRQANMAADYIAKYARILKQSRWPDSRDYEHLQDVHMNGERIYMTNAIPHGLKGILTNDMGLFPIIGKKLAARHVYDVKVPMSEVNQHTTNNVENMAEWRAELAYLMGQKYLKCFYVEIYNVDALVEQLEATVKYNIMKTTYSDMMLYEMLHGFDVLNQMVYQVAYKNQQLRARLVFQLWNNENCQKKQLLEPLARVKYPATQLDLGNFDFDDVSLQLKITTRYGRIRGYDEWDVVLQNYKQGLKNIPEYDFGVSMLQDNLVFPAEEILYNEI, from the exons ATGATCTCCTCAAGCGTTGAACTAGGATGGGCTTTCATGAGAAGCGCAGACATTCTTCCGGTGGAAGTTCTGGGAGCAATGAGAGGAATTCAAATTTGCTTGGCTAAAAAGTTTGATAATGTCTCATTTCAAACAGACGCCAAGACTGTGGAGCAACTGATCCATAATGACATTTATTTTAGAGAGGCTTGTTCTAAGAATATAATTGATAAGAACACAAGAGACTACATCTCTTACTCGAGAGCCGTGTTGCAGAAGACTCATTGGCCACTAGGATATGTTCCCCGTCAAGCAAACATGGCGGCAGATTATATTGCTAAGTATGCAAGAATTTTAAAACAGAGTCGTTGGCCGGATTCAAGGGACTATGAACATTTGCAAGATGTTCATATGAACGGCGAGAGGATATACATGACTAATGCCATTCCACATGGGTTGAAAGGCATCCTTACTAATGACATGGGTCTATTTCCGATCATTGGAAAGAAGCTGGCTGCACGCCATGTCTACGACGTGAAAGTGCCAATGTCAGAGGTTAATCAACATACGACCAACAATGTGGAAAACATGGCAGAATGGAGAGCTG AATTGGCATACTTGATGGGGCAAAAGTATCTTAAATGCTTTTATGTTGAGATCTATAATGTGGATGCACTGGTGGAGCAGCTTGAAG cGACAGTGAAATACAACATTATGAAGACTACATATTCGGACATGAT GTTATACGAAATGTTGCATGGTTTTGATGTCCTAAACCAAATGGTTTATCAAGTAGCTTACAAG AATCAGCAGCTACGTGCACGACTGGTCTTCCAACTTTGGAACAACgaaaattgccaaaaaaaaCAACTTCTTGAGCCTTTGGCGAGAGTGAAATATCCTGCAACCCAATTGGATTTGGGCAATTTCGATTTCGACGATGTATCTCTTCAGTTAAAG ATTACAACGAGGTACGGACGAATCAGAGGGTATGATGAATGGGACGTGGTATTGCAGAATTACAAGCAAG GACTGAAAAATATACCCGAATATGATTTCGGTGTGAGCATGCTGCAGGACAACCTTGTTTTTCCG GCTGAGGAAATTCTATATAACGAAATATGA